A genomic region of Ignavibacteria bacterium contains the following coding sequences:
- a CDS encoding rhomboid family intramembrane serine protease: MSYNDRYYRPSLFGGFSFFPPVIKYLMIINGIVYLLQIFLGQFYFTDVFGRPHTLESYMVKYFALMPIGEGFRIWQIITFQFMHGSFSHILFNMLYLWMFGTELENVWGSRKFLVYYLTCGIGAGLTQLFLSPIFEGAVGPTVGASGGIYGLLMAYAVLFPRRPIYLYFFIPIPAMYLIGFMILIELFSVGDLSLTAHLAHIGGAFVGLLYILIERKFNFSLDGLIDDLIYRRKMKFYRSTNSRYKDVEFYEVEEKADEQRRIDEVDQEEIDRILDKISKYGYQSLTDEEKRILFEASKKL, translated from the coding sequence ATGAGTTATAATGATCGATATTATCGTCCGAGTTTGTTCGGTGGGTTTTCTTTTTTTCCGCCTGTAATAAAGTATTTAATGATTATTAATGGTATTGTATATCTTCTTCAAATTTTTCTCGGTCAATTTTATTTTACTGATGTTTTCGGCCGACCGCATACATTAGAAAGTTATATGGTTAAGTATTTTGCCCTTATGCCAATTGGCGAAGGATTTAGAATCTGGCAAATTATAACTTTTCAATTTATGCATGGCAGTTTTTCTCACATTTTATTCAATATGTTATATTTATGGATGTTTGGTACAGAACTCGAAAATGTCTGGGGTTCAAGAAAATTTTTAGTGTATTATCTAACATGTGGAATTGGAGCTGGACTTACACAATTATTTTTATCTCCAATTTTTGAAGGTGCGGTCGGTCCAACAGTTGGTGCTTCAGGCGGAATTTATGGTTTATTGATGGCTTATGCAGTTTTATTCCCGCGAAGACCAATTTACCTTTATTTCTTCATTCCAATTCCTGCAATGTATCTAATTGGTTTCATGATTTTGATTGAACTTTTTTCAGTTGGTGATCTTTCTTTAACCGCTCATCTTGCGCACATAGGTGGAGCTTTCGTCGGCTTACTTTATATTTTAATTGAGAGAAAATTTAATTTTTCACTCGACGGATTAATTGATGACTTAATCTATCGTAGAAAGATGAAATTTTACAGGTCAACAAATTCGAGATACAAAGATGTAGAATTTTATGAAGTTGAAGAAAAAGCAGATGAACAAAGGAGGATTGATGAAGTCGATCAGGAAGAAATTGATAGAATTTTAGATAAAATTAGCAAGTACGGCTATCAAAGTTTAACGGACGAAGAAAAAAGAATACTTTTCGAAGCCAGTAAAAAATTGTAG
- a CDS encoding phosphoglycerate kinase, protein MNKLTIDHLQLKGKKVLMRVDFNVPLDENLNITDDTRIRASLPSILKVINDGGRLILMSHLGRPKGKTNPKYSLKPVAERLSQLIGKEVKFAPDCVGEEVKKMADALQDGEVLLLENLRFHEEEEKNDPEFAKKLAELGDLYINDAFGSAHRAHASTEGVTKYFKENAAGYLMQKELEYLYKAVGNPERPYTAILGGAKISGKIDVIQNLMNKVDNLLIGGGMAFTFFKAMGLEIGKSLLEEDRIQMAKEILENAKTKNVNIVLPVDVVIADSFSNDAKSEVVDINSIKPEWQGLDIGPKTVELFKSYIDNSKTVVWNGPMGVFEFDNFAKGTFEIAKALADATQKGVVTIVGGGDSAAAISKAGLEDKVSHVSTGGGASLEFLEGKVLPGVAALTDLK, encoded by the coding sequence ATGAATAAACTAACAATTGATCATCTCCAGCTTAAAGGTAAGAAAGTTTTAATGCGGGTTGATTTCAATGTACCATTAGATGAAAACTTAAATATTACAGACGATACAAGAATTCGGGCTTCACTTCCATCAATTTTGAAAGTTATTAATGATGGTGGCAGATTGATTTTAATGAGTCATCTCGGCAGACCAAAAGGAAAAACAAATCCAAAATATTCCTTAAAACCTGTAGCCGAAAGACTCAGTCAGTTAATAGGAAAAGAAGTCAAATTCGCTCCAGATTGTGTTGGTGAAGAAGTAAAGAAAATGGCAGACGCTTTACAGGATGGTGAGGTTTTATTGCTTGAAAATCTTCGCTTCCACGAAGAAGAAGAAAAGAATGATCCAGAATTTGCAAAAAAATTAGCTGAACTCGGTGACCTTTATATCAACGATGCTTTCGGTAGTGCCCATAGAGCTCATGCTTCAACTGAAGGAGTTACAAAATATTTCAAAGAGAATGCTGCAGGATATTTAATGCAAAAGGAACTGGAGTATCTTTATAAAGCCGTCGGAAATCCTGAAAGACCTTACACTGCAATTTTAGGTGGCGCAAAAATTTCAGGTAAAATTGATGTTATTCAGAATTTAATGAACAAGGTTGATAATCTCTTAATCGGTGGCGGAATGGCATTTACTTTCTTCAAAGCAATGGGTCTTGAAATTGGCAAATCTTTGCTTGAAGAAGATAGAATCCAGATGGCAAAAGAAATTTTGGAAAATGCAAAAACTAAAAATGTAAATATCGTTCTACCAGTTGATGTGGTCATTGCAGATTCATTCAGTAACGATGCTAAGTCTGAAGTTGTAGATATCAATTCTATTAAACCTGAATGGCAGGGTTTAGATATCGGTCCGAAAACGGTTGAACTTTTTAAGTCATACATTGATAATTCTAAGACTGTAGTCTGGAATGGACCGATGGGAGTATTTGAGTTCGATAATTTTGCAAAAGGAACTTTTGAAATTGCTAAAGCGCTTGCAGATGCAACACAAAAGGGAGTTGTTACAATAGTTGGCGGTGGTGATAGTGCAGCAGCTATTTCTAAAGCAGGTTTGGAAGACAAAGTTTCACATGTGTCAACAGGTGGTGGTGCATCACTTGAATTTCTTGAAGGTAAAGTTTTACCTGGTGTTGCAGCATTAACGGATTTGAAATAA
- the glnA gene encoding type I glutamate--ammonia ligase yields the protein MNLKTQLNQLNKFIKQHRIEIIDLKCVDLIGRLHHVSLPLSEVTLDEIVYNGVGFDGSSYRFSKVESSDMILIPDLSTAVIDPFREMKTLSFFANIHLTDKARSRFNQDGRYVASKAESILKKYNIADLSWWGPEFEFYIFSKVEYDTRTASSYYHVEHAEEFFTNAYHAANPFDIYDDFRDEACAYLKKFGIKVKYHHHEVGERGQQEIETYFMNLLEAADKTILTKYTLFNFSRLKNLFVTFMPKPMFHQAGNGLHVHQFLTKKGKNVFYEKGKYGNLSKLALYYIGGLLKHANALCAFTNPSTNSYKRLVPGFEAPVAITFGQANRSSAIRIPKYVNNPQFTRMEYRPPDATANPYLCFSAMLMAGIDGIINKIDPTEEGFGPFDTNIFDLEKDKKIHFLPRNLSEALDALEDDNEFLKRDNVFSDDLIQQWIKLKEEEIKSIATMPHPFEYKMYFSL from the coding sequence ATGAACTTAAAAACACAATTGAATCAATTAAATAAATTTATCAAACAACACAGAATTGAAATAATTGATCTTAAATGCGTTGATTTGATTGGCAGGCTTCATCATGTATCTCTTCCTCTTTCTGAGGTTACTCTTGACGAAATAGTATACAATGGTGTAGGCTTTGATGGATCAAGTTATCGCTTCTCAAAAGTTGAAAGCAGCGATATGATATTAATTCCTGATTTATCTACTGCTGTGATTGACCCATTTCGAGAAATGAAAACACTAAGTTTCTTTGCAAATATTCATTTAACTGATAAAGCAAGAAGTAGATTTAACCAGGATGGAAGGTATGTTGCATCTAAAGCTGAATCAATTTTAAAAAAATACAATATTGCTGATTTATCATGGTGGGGACCTGAGTTTGAATTTTATATTTTTTCAAAAGTTGAATATGATACCCGTACTGCTTCTTCTTATTATCATGTAGAACATGCAGAAGAATTTTTTACTAATGCTTATCACGCTGCCAATCCATTCGACATATATGACGATTTTCGAGATGAAGCCTGTGCATATCTCAAAAAATTCGGAATAAAGGTAAAATATCATCATCATGAGGTTGGAGAAAGAGGTCAACAAGAAATTGAAACTTATTTTATGAATTTGCTCGAAGCTGCTGATAAGACCATTCTCACCAAATATACTCTTTTCAATTTTTCAAGATTGAAGAATCTTTTCGTCACTTTTATGCCTAAGCCAATGTTTCATCAAGCAGGGAATGGGCTCCATGTTCACCAATTTTTAACAAAGAAAGGAAAAAATGTTTTTTACGAAAAAGGTAAGTATGGCAATTTGAGCAAACTTGCACTTTACTACATTGGCGGATTACTCAAGCATGCAAATGCTCTTTGTGCATTTACAAATCCTAGTACAAATTCATACAAACGACTTGTTCCAGGATTTGAAGCACCTGTTGCAATTACATTTGGTCAGGCAAATCGTTCATCTGCAATTCGAATTCCTAAGTATGTGAATAATCCGCAGTTTACAAGAATGGAATATCGTCCACCCGATGCGACTGCAAATCCGTACTTATGTTTCAGTGCAATGTTAATGGCTGGAATAGACGGCATTATAAATAAGATTGATCCAACTGAAGAAGGTTTTGGACCATTTGATACAAATATCTTTGACCTTGAAAAAGACAAGAAGATTCATTTTCTTCCACGAAATTTATCTGAGGCTTTGGATGCACTTGAAGATGATAATGAGTTTTTAAAGCGAGATAATGTATTTTCAGATGATTTAATCCAACAATGGATAAAATTAAAAGAAGAAGAAATTAAATCAATTGCTACTATGCCTCATCCATTTGAATATAAAATGTATTTCAGTTTGTAA
- a CDS encoding insulinase family protein, translated as MRSLIISIMSVLMIFSEILFPQKMKFVTLKIEDSPIISFRIQFRVGSVNDPKGKEGLNQLTARLIAEGGYGDVTYKEMLDKLYPIAGRIRVFPDKEVTTFVADIHKDNVEKFWSIFEQVLTNPRMDENDFSRLKDFQMNYIKNTLRRENDENLGKYYLQTMIYENHPYGSIEAGKVSSLKSITLDDVKNFYKKFYNQSNLTIGIAGSFDQKFLDKIKKDLSKLPIGKPNVVKLPKPQKIENIEVTLIEKKTPSTAISFGYPIDITRSNKDFYALMIANSYLGEHRTFNGVLMNKMRGDRGLNYGDYSYIENFIQDGGSTFPIPNIPRRQQYFSVWIRPVVNANRHFALRMAIREVEKLVKEGIPEKDFEETKQFLINYSKLWVQTQSRRLGYLMDSEFYGTGYFIDEIAKRLPKLTKKDVDNAVKKYLNFQNIKVAMVTEGAQEFSKDLVSNKVSPITYQHSNISQHILDEDRYIQKYPLKINEKKLKIVNAEEVFE; from the coding sequence ATGAGAAGTTTAATTATCTCAATTATGTCTGTGCTTATGATTTTTAGTGAAATTTTATTCCCGCAAAAAATGAAATTCGTTACATTGAAAATTGAAGATTCACCCATTATCTCTTTCAGAATTCAATTCCGTGTTGGAAGCGTAAATGATCCTAAAGGAAAAGAAGGCCTTAATCAATTGACGGCTCGATTAATTGCTGAAGGTGGTTATGGTGATGTAACTTACAAAGAAATGCTCGATAAACTTTATCCAATTGCTGGAAGAATTCGTGTATTCCCTGATAAGGAAGTAACAACTTTCGTAGCAGACATTCATAAAGATAATGTTGAAAAGTTCTGGTCAATCTTTGAGCAAGTACTTACAAATCCACGCATGGATGAAAATGATTTTAGTCGTCTTAAAGATTTTCAGATGAATTATATCAAAAATACTTTGAGAAGAGAAAATGATGAAAACCTTGGTAAATATTATTTGCAAACCATGATTTATGAAAATCATCCATATGGCTCAATTGAAGCCGGGAAGGTATCTTCATTAAAATCTATTACACTTGATGATGTCAAAAACTTTTACAAGAAATTTTATAATCAATCTAATTTGACAATTGGGATTGCTGGCAGCTTCGATCAAAAATTTCTTGATAAGATTAAAAAAGATTTATCGAAACTTCCAATAGGTAAACCAAATGTTGTGAAACTTCCAAAGCCTCAAAAAATTGAAAACATTGAGGTCACCTTAATAGAAAAGAAGACTCCTTCAACAGCTATCTCTTTTGGTTATCCAATTGATATTACAAGATCGAACAAAGATTTTTATGCCTTAATGATTGCAAATTCATATTTAGGTGAGCATCGAACATTCAATGGTGTTTTGATGAACAAAATGCGTGGCGATAGGGGATTGAATTATGGTGATTACTCCTACATAGAAAACTTTATCCAGGATGGCGGTTCAACATTTCCAATCCCAAATATTCCAAGAAGACAACAATATTTTAGTGTTTGGATTCGTCCCGTTGTCAATGCAAATCGTCATTTTGCATTGAGAATGGCAATTAGAGAGGTAGAGAAATTAGTTAAAGAAGGAATTCCAGAAAAAGATTTTGAAGAGACAAAACAATTTTTGATTAACTATTCAAAGCTCTGGGTTCAAACTCAATCGAGAAGGCTCGGATATTTAATGGATTCCGAATTTTATGGGACAGGTTACTTCATAGATGAGATTGCAAAAAGACTTCCCAAATTAACCAAGAAAGATGTTGACAATGCAGTTAAAAAATATTTGAATTTCCAGAATATCAAAGTCGCAATGGTTACTGAAGGAGCTCAAGAATTTTCGAAAGATTTAGTCAGCAATAAAGTTTCGCCAATTACTTATCAACATTCAAATATTTCACAGCATATACTTGATGAAGATCGATATATTCAGAAATATCCGCTTAAGATAAACGAAAAGAAATTGAAAATTGTGAATGCTGAAGAAGTTTTTGAGTAA
- a CDS encoding insulinase family protein, which produces MKKLILFVFVIIILVTQMKLYGQKIFPYEIKEHTLSNGLKVVVVPYNSPGVVAYYTVVRAGSRNEVEPGKTGFAHFFEHMMFRGTEKYSDVEYNRILKLLGADSNAWTSNDQTVYHIVASADALETIIDIESDRFKNLKYSKEQFQTEAGAILGEYNKSALNPFQILNEEMQKLAFTTHTYRHTTIGFLEDIKDMPNQYDYSLQFFDRYYRPEYCTIIVVGDVNFNKVIYLIEKYYGDWKRGSFEPNIPIEPEQKEERIKEVKYPNKTLPYLYIGYKVPAFDSRNKDVAALNVIAELLFSETSELYQKLVLDEKLVDFVSGEMPLDRDPSLFRIYTRIKDDKNIDRVKEEIFNAIEKLKSEQVSPKKLADVLSNMKYSFLHSLDNADAIASTLAYYVSVTGSPHSLDEFYQTLSKVTPDDIQQAAKKYFTKEKRNIVTLISGGN; this is translated from the coding sequence ATGAAAAAATTAATTTTATTCGTTTTTGTAATAATTATTCTGGTGACTCAAATGAAGCTTTATGGACAAAAAATTTTTCCTTATGAGATAAAAGAACATACACTTTCAAATGGATTAAAAGTCGTAGTCGTTCCTTACAATAGTCCAGGTGTTGTTGCTTATTATACTGTAGTCAGAGCCGGGTCGAGAAATGAAGTCGAGCCTGGTAAAACCGGTTTCGCCCATTTCTTTGAACATATGATGTTTAGAGGAACTGAAAAATATTCTGATGTAGAATATAACCGAATTTTAAAGTTGCTCGGTGCTGACTCAAATGCCTGGACATCGAATGACCAAACAGTTTATCACATTGTAGCAAGTGCTGATGCTTTAGAAACGATCATTGATATTGAATCAGACAGATTTAAAAATCTTAAATACAGCAAAGAACAATTTCAAACAGAAGCAGGTGCAATCTTAGGTGAATACAATAAAAGTGCTCTGAATCCATTTCAGATATTAAATGAAGAAATGCAAAAACTTGCTTTCACAACTCATACATACCGTCACACAACTATTGGTTTCCTTGAAGATATTAAAGATATGCCTAATCAATATGATTATAGTCTGCAGTTTTTTGATAGATATTATAGACCTGAATATTGCACAATCATTGTTGTTGGTGATGTTAATTTCAACAAAGTAATTTATTTAATTGAAAAATATTATGGGGATTGGAAAAGAGGATCATTTGAACCAAATATTCCTATTGAACCAGAACAAAAAGAAGAGCGCATCAAAGAAGTTAAGTATCCAAATAAAACTTTGCCTTATCTTTATATTGGTTACAAAGTTCCAGCATTTGATTCCAGGAACAAAGATGTTGCCGCATTAAATGTCATAGCTGAATTATTATTTTCAGAGACCTCTGAACTTTATCAAAAATTAGTTCTTGATGAAAAACTGGTTGATTTTGTAAGTGGTGAAATGCCGCTCGATAGAGATCCTTCTTTATTCAGAATTTATACAAGAATAAAAGATGATAAAAATATCGACAGGGTGAAAGAAGAAATATTTAATGCAATTGAAAAATTAAAATCTGAGCAAGTATCACCAAAAAAACTTGCTGATGTTCTGTCAAATATGAAATACAGTTTCTTGCATAGTCTTGATAATGCAGATGCAATTGCTTCAACTCTTGCATATTATGTAAGTGTAACAGGATCACCACACAGTCTTGATGAATTTTATCAGACTCTTTCAAAAGTTACTCCTGATGATATTCAACAAGCTGCTAAAAAATATTTCACCAAAGAGAAAAGAAATATAGTCACATTAATTTCGGGGGGAAATTAA
- the eno gene encoding phosphopyruvate hydratase, with product MLLIEDIIAREILDSRGNPTIEVDVILEDGTYGRAAIPSGASTGTQEAVELRDGDPKRYLGKGVQKAVQNVNEIIADNLVGLDPFDQVKIDNILIELDGTENKGNLGANAILGVSLAVAKAAANALGMPLYRYIGGTNAKVIPVPMMNIINGGKHADNNVDFQEFMIMPVGASKFSEALRMGAEVFHNLKSVLKKKGYNTAVGDEGGFAPNLKSNEEAIEVILEAIEKAGYKPGEDVAIALDPAASEFYDETKKKYVFKKSDGSELTSVEMVNYWKNWVEKYPIVSIEDGMSELDWDGWKLLTDELGKKIQLVGDDIFVTNPEILAKGIEKGIANSILIKLNQIGTLTETLDTIELAKKAGYTSVISHRSGETEDTTIADLAVATNAGMIKTGSTSRTDRIAKYNQLLRIEEELDTTAVFLGSAALKKS from the coding sequence ATGTTACTCATTGAAGATATAATTGCTCGCGAAATTTTAGATTCACGAGGTAATCCAACAATTGAAGTTGATGTAATCTTAGAAGATGGAACTTATGGAAGAGCAGCAATTCCCAGCGGTGCATCAACTGGAACACAAGAAGCTGTTGAACTCCGAGATGGAGATCCAAAAAGATATCTTGGTAAAGGAGTTCAAAAAGCAGTTCAAAATGTCAATGAAATAATAGCAGATAATCTTGTCGGTCTCGATCCTTTTGATCAAGTAAAAATTGATAATATCTTGATTGAACTTGATGGGACTGAAAACAAAGGCAATCTCGGTGCAAATGCAATTCTCGGAGTTTCACTTGCAGTTGCAAAAGCTGCCGCAAATGCACTCGGAATGCCTCTTTACCGATATATCGGTGGAACAAATGCGAAAGTTATTCCTGTCCCAATGATGAATATAATTAATGGTGGTAAACATGCAGACAATAATGTCGATTTTCAAGAATTTATGATTATGCCAGTGGGTGCGTCAAAATTCAGTGAAGCTTTGAGAATGGGTGCAGAAGTATTTCATAATTTAAAATCTGTCTTGAAGAAGAAAGGTTATAATACAGCTGTTGGTGATGAAGGTGGTTTCGCTCCAAATCTTAAATCAAATGAAGAAGCAATTGAAGTTATTCTTGAAGCTATTGAAAAAGCTGGTTATAAACCTGGTGAAGATGTAGCAATTGCACTTGATCCTGCTGCAAGTGAATTCTACGATGAGACTAAGAAAAAATATGTCTTTAAGAAATCTGATGGCTCAGAACTAACCTCCGTCGAAATGGTTAACTACTGGAAAAACTGGGTTGAGAAATATCCAATTGTTTCAATTGAAGATGGTATGAGTGAATTAGACTGGGATGGCTGGAAACTTTTAACTGATGAACTCGGCAAGAAAATTCAATTAGTCGGTGATGATATTTTTGTTACAAATCCTGAAATTCTGGCAAAAGGAATTGAGAAAGGAATAGCTAATTCAATTCTAATTAAACTCAATCAGATAGGTACTCTTACCGAAACTCTTGATACAATTGAACTTGCCAAAAAAGCTGGCTACACTTCGGTGATAAGTCATCGCTCAGGTGAAACTGAAGATACGACAATCGCTGATTTAGCAGTTGCAACAAATGCAGGAATGATTAAAACAGGATCAACAAGCAGAACCGATAGAATTGCAAAGTATAATCAATTATTAAGAATAGAAGAAGAGTTAGATACTACTGCTGTTTTTCTTGGAAGTGCAGCACTTAAAAAATCGTAA
- a CDS encoding tyrosine-type recombinase/integrase, which yields MASIYKKGNRLYISWYDKLSGKRINRSLNLTVTPENIRKAEQFAREFQKELDKLYQNFILKGIVKSSIKKAFEHFLKINSFKNPKTIKEYKNFYNKFTQYFNENDPCSEITKSTSEDFLISLQKYHYAQNTLYGITKNLKKFLNFLFEYNYIPIFKLNSDVTYKPEVKQVIIFSLSDLELMLSRLEEKNDNFKTTFYLLLFTGLRPSDIINIKTEDIDFDHKLLRYYSPKTRTYNIIPIHEDLVPLLKHRCEQITNGRLIDYATIGEMGKAMRRFFKSLGLDKKGYDLRTFRKTYISLLYMNNVDLASAKRLVGHKELKTTEKYYTVFSADKLRNELSKLKLPSVTTHHKKENDEL from the coding sequence ATGGCTAGTATTTATAAGAAAGGTAACCGTTTATATATTAGCTGGTATGATAAATTATCAGGGAAGAGAATTAATCGTTCTCTTAATCTAACAGTAACTCCTGAAAATATTAGAAAAGCCGAACAATTTGCCCGTGAATTTCAAAAAGAACTAGACAAACTATATCAGAACTTCATTTTAAAGGGCATTGTCAAATCGTCTATTAAAAAGGCTTTCGAGCATTTCCTTAAAATTAACAGCTTCAAAAATCCAAAGACTATAAAGGAATACAAAAATTTCTACAATAAATTTACTCAATATTTTAACGAAAACGATCCTTGCAGTGAAATTACTAAATCAACCAGCGAGGACTTTCTAATCTCACTTCAAAAATACCACTACGCCCAAAACACTTTATATGGGATTACTAAAAACTTGAAGAAGTTTCTTAACTTTCTGTTTGAGTATAATTACATACCAATATTTAAGTTAAATTCAGATGTCACATATAAACCTGAGGTTAAACAGGTAATTATCTTCTCACTGTCAGACCTTGAACTTATGCTTTCAAGACTTGAAGAAAAGAATGACAATTTCAAAACAACTTTTTACTTACTACTATTTACAGGCTTGAGGCCAAGTGATATTATAAACATTAAAACTGAAGATATTGATTTCGATCATAAACTTTTAAGGTATTATTCACCTAAGACACGAACTTATAATATAATACCAATCCATGAAGACTTAGTGCCACTATTAAAACATAGATGCGAACAGATTACTAATGGAAGATTAATTGATTATGCAACTATAGGTGAAATGGGAAAAGCAATGAGACGCTTCTTTAAATCCTTAGGCTTGGATAAGAAAGGTTATGATCTCAGAACATTCAGAAAGACTTATATCTCACTTCTTTATATGAACAATGTTGATCTTGCGAGTGCCAAGAGACTTGTTGGTCACAAAGAACTTAAAACAACCGAAAAATATTACACAGTATTTTCAGCTGACAAACTAAGAAATGAATTATCAAAACTTAAACTACCGTCTGTAACTACTCATCACAAAAAAGAAAATGACGAATTATGA
- a CDS encoding helix-turn-helix domain-containing protein yields the protein MSEKTYSNTSLLTITETAQCLNISREMVYNLIQQGRLGVIQLNTRFKVPYSEIERFIKENTVYVSSDTFINQIFDVDTSTSTSSFNSVELFEKLKENFNNG from the coding sequence ATGAGTGAAAAAACTTATTCAAACACTTCTTTGCTTACTATTACTGAAACAGCACAATGTCTTAATATAAGCCGTGAAATGGTTTATAATTTAATTCAACAAGGTAGATTAGGGGTTATTCAACTCAATACCCGCTTTAAAGTACCGTATAGTGAAATAGAACGGTTCATAAAAGAAAACACTGTTTATGTTTCAAGTGATACTTTCATTAACCAGATCTTTGATGTAGATACATCCACTTCAACATCAAGTTTTAACTCTGTTGAATTATTTGAAAAACTTAAGGAGAATTTCAATAATGGCTAG
- a CDS encoding DUF1738 domain-containing protein — MKRKELFEYIINSIKANFEKGTIPWRKPWKVGVPMNFITRRPYNGINYILLSLTSFPSPYFLTYLQCQNLNGKVLKNSKGFPIVYWKHHEVDYFDDETNQEQTKVVSIYKVSYVFNISQTTLYKEQYDTGNKILDCEYVINRLEPELVIKNNFQRCFYDPVDDYISIPPVSYFSTPEEYYASLFHELIHWTGHPSRLNRLSCETRIPSPQERAIEEMVAEIGSSFLCGLCGIAPKTLDNQSAYISNWLKLAEDDPNALINSISLARQAVDYLVPESVYNYMDYIKSSDIS; from the coding sequence ATGAAACGAAAAGAATTATTTGAATACATAATTAACAGCATCAAAGCCAACTTTGAGAAAGGGACAATTCCCTGGAGAAAACCCTGGAAAGTTGGTGTGCCGATGAACTTTATAACTCGCAGACCTTATAATGGTATTAACTATATCCTACTTTCTTTAACCAGCTTTCCAAGCCCATACTTTTTAACATACCTTCAATGTCAAAATCTAAATGGCAAAGTTCTTAAGAACAGCAAGGGCTTTCCTATAGTTTACTGGAAACATCATGAAGTCGATTACTTTGATGATGAAACTAATCAGGAACAGACAAAGGTGGTATCAATATACAAGGTAAGCTATGTTTTCAATATATCCCAGACAACGCTCTACAAAGAACAATACGACACAGGTAATAAAATACTTGATTGTGAATATGTTATTAACAGGCTTGAGCCAGAGCTGGTGATTAAGAATAACTTTCAGAGATGCTTTTATGATCCAGTAGATGATTATATATCAATACCGCCCGTAAGTTATTTTAGCACGCCTGAAGAATATTATGCATCGTTATTTCATGAGCTAATCCACTGGACAGGTCACCCGTCAAGGCTGAATAGGTTAAGCTGCGAAACAAGGATACCATCCCCTCAGGAGAGAGCTATTGAAGAGATGGTTGCCGAGATTGGAAGTTCATTTTTATGCGGGTTATGTGGCATAGCACCAAAAACGCTTGATAACCAATCGGCGTATATAAGTAACTGGCTCAAATTAGCCGAGGACGACCCCAATGCACTGATTAATTCAATATCCTTAGCCCGCCAGGCTGTTGACTATCTTGTTCCGGAAAGCGTATACAACTATATGGATTACATTAAAAGCTCTGATATAAGTTAA
- a CDS encoding nucleotidyltransferase family protein, producing the protein MKNKIQLILQEHKNYLVEKFGVSEIAHFGSYARREESNESDVDILVDFKEGCKTFDNYMDLKFYLEELIGKKVDLVIKSAIIPKLKTFIFEEAIYF; encoded by the coding sequence ATGAAAAATAAAATACAACTGATTTTACAGGAGCATAAAAATTATTTAGTGGAAAAATTTGGAGTAAGTGAGATAGCTCACTTTGGCTCTTATGCAAGGAGGGAAGAGAGCAATGAGAGTGATGTAGATATACTTGTTGATTTTAAAGAAGGATGTAAAACTTTTGATAATTATATGGATTTAAAATTCTACCTTGAAGAACTTATCGGTAAAAAAGTTGACCTTGTAATAAAATCTGCTATTATACCAAAATTAAAAACTTTTATATTTGAAGAAGCTATATATTTCTAA